A DNA window from Helianthus annuus cultivar XRQ/B chromosome 15, HanXRQr2.0-SUNRISE, whole genome shotgun sequence contains the following coding sequences:
- the LOC110911432 gene encoding uncharacterized protein LOC110911432 isoform X1: MGTEVHSKNLFPGYHTMRNVNEDSNSSSWHLFNTLTNGHYYDGFTPRTVTDAYSGHDKDELKHKMLQHEAVFKDQVHELHRLYRRQRDIMEEVKRREFNKYPISIDTSSSSSHMPVQKPYEDANRWQSPSFPLGNNNTTSRAFIFGAEITNSPLSSKGNGSKDCEIVECRPSKVRKKLFDLQLPGHEYVDPEDGEHIVDNQTSEISSYPAKGNGFVTKNGVKSFLDDGGKKDGNANTGSGQHVMRSNGLADLNEPVHGQDVDFLGPHAKTDGYGNLPFEGNSNGRHTFSCLREPGNSGGNTNYTSRYFETSKMVTPSDTMHNKEFRHQGVYPEFSSKVQDWSHFNQTPLLFNASSAYPFASTPNKGNSLSSSWIKSANNLTHKLTSFQKHASFLSSPKSHEVFKDTWHRNGNGFYNGSSSGSKELHARSHSVGFGYRNCNNLDDGSQKIFNGSNFVDLTGTTKDMDLNTVQNLSNEDDNSIKRDQTALPWLRAKPGICTNGDRSGDLEKKNDDSSGTNKKLLGFPIFGNFCVVKTDDTSAVSTSPSIEHRGIDINVTWDGDTEKQIDAKTDEAEIKSFKNHFDLNSCVTEDDDLLVTESVKSSKKRTMEIDLEAPAVSEIAEDDERKETDRFESMELEKIAAEVIAAISSQQNHVGPMSKPDNDNNTDNDNDPLLWFVKVIDSAARETDEYEMLTLQLEETKEEDYMPTPLVPDFQEPDEVGPALTSSRPRRGQARRGRPRRDFQRDILPGMTSLSRHEITEDLQIFGGLMKATGHSWNLGSTRRNGKRLGAWSKRKVKAVETTPAATSLPPTLPAPLSSKQVNNVDVVGLDERSLTGWGKTTRRPRRQRCAPGSSVAVQSA; the protein is encoded by the exons ATGGGAACAGAAGTGCACTCTAAGAACTTGTTCCCAGGGTATCACACCATGAGGAATGTTAATGAAGATTCCAATAGTAGCAGCTGGCATCTTTTTAACACCTTGACAAACGGGCATTATTACGATGGTTTTACTCCAAGAACGGTCACCGATGCTTATTCCGGTCACGATAAAGATGAGTTGAAACACAAAATGCTTCAACACGAAGCCGTCTTTAAGGACCAG GTTCATGAACTCCACCGTCTTTATAGAAGACAACGAGACATAATGGAAGAAGTTAAACGGAGAGAGTTCAATAAATATCCGATCTCTATCGACACATCATCGTCCTCGAGCCACATGCCGGTTCAAAAACCTTATGAAGACGCTAACAGGTGGCAGAGTCCTAGCTTCCCGTTGGGTAACAATAACACTACATCTCGAGCGTTCATTTTTGGAGCAGAGATAACTAATTCTCCGTTAAGTTCAAAAGGAAACGGTTCAAAGGATTGTGAGATAGTGGAATGTAGACCTTCGAAAGTTAGGAAAAAGTTATTTGATCTTCAACTTCCGGGTCATGAGTACGTTGACCCGGAAGACGGTGAACATATTGTAGATAACCAGACATCAGAAATCTCAAGCTACCCTGCTAAAGGAAATGGATTTGTAACTAAAAATGGAGTAAAATCGTTTCTTGATGATGGCGGGAAGAAAGACGGGAATGCGAATACTGGATCTGGTCAACACGTTATGCGGTCTAATGGGTTGGCAGATCTTAATGAACCCGTTCATGGTCAAGATGTTGACTTTCTTGGCCCGCATGCTAAAACAGATGGATACGGTAATTTACCATTTGAGGGTAATAGCAATGGACGGCACACGTTTTCTTGTCTGCGCGAACCAG GGAACAGTGGAGGCAATACGAACTACACATCCCGATATTTCGAAACCAGTAAGATGGTTACACCTTCCGACACAATGCACAATAAAGAGTTTCGACATCAAGGAGTTTATCCGGAATTTTCTTCAAAAGTTCAAGATTGGTCTCATTTTAATCAAACCCCTTTGCTATTTAACGCTTCTAGCGCATACCCGTTTGCTAGCACCCCAAATAAGGGGAATTCATTGTCTTCATCTTGGATAAAGTCAGCCAATAACTTGACTCACaagttaacctcatttcaaaaaCACGCATCGTTTTTGTCATCTCCTAAGAGCCACGAGGTATTTAAAGACACGTGGCATAGAAATGGCAATGGGTTTTACAATGGGTCATCGTCTGGGTCGAAAGAACTTCATGCACGATCGCATTCGGTCGGTTTTGGTTATCGAAACTGCAATAACCTTGACGATGGGTCTCAAAAGATCTTTAACGGGTCAAACTTTGTTGATTTAACAGGTACTACCAAAGATATGGACTTGAATACCGTTCAAAATTTGTCTAACGAAGACGATAATTCAATAAAACGTGACCAAACAGCATTGCCATGGCTTAGAGCTAAACCGGGTATTTGTACAAATGGTGATCGTTCGGGTGATTTGGAAAAGAAAAACGATGATTCTTCGGGTACTAATAAAAAGTTATTAGGATTTCCGATTTTCGGGAACTTTTGTGTTGTGAAAACCGACGATACGTCTGCTGTTTCGACCTCTCCATCAATCGAACACAGAGGAATTGACATTAACGTGACGTGGGATGGTGATACGGAAAAGCAGATTGACGCTAAAACAGATGAAGCGGAAatcaagagtttcaaaaatcaTTTCGACTTGAATTCTTGTGTGACGGAGGATGATGATTTGTTAGTAACGGAGTCTGTTAAAAGCTCGAAGAAGAGAACAATGGAGATAGATTTAGAAGCACCCGCTGTTTCAGAGATTGCGGAAGACGATGAACGCAAAGAAACCGATCGTTTCGAAAGCATGGAGCTTGAAAAGATTGCAGCTGAAGTAATCGCTGCAATATCTAGTCAGCAAAATCATGTAGGGCCCATGTCAAAACCAGACAACGACAACAACACCGACAATGACAACGATCCACTTTTATGGTTCGTCAAGGTGATTGATTCCGCAGCCCGTGAAACGGATGAGTATGAGATGTTGACTTTACAATTAGAGGAGACTAAAGAAGAAGATTACATGCCTACGCCATTGGTTCCTGATTTTCAGGAACCTGATGAAGTGGGGCCCGCTTTAACGAGTAGTAGACCCCGAAGAGGACAAGCAAGGAGAGGTAGGCCCCGCAGGGATTTCCAAAGGGATATCCTTCCGGGTATGACTTCTTTATCAAGGCATGAGATAACCGAAGATCTTCAAATATTTGGCGGGTTGATGAAAGCTACGGGTCATTCTTGGAATTTAGGATCAACAAGGAGGAACGGGAAACGATTAGGAGCGTGGAGTAAGCGGAAGGTGAAGGCGGTGGAGACAACTCCGGCCGCCACCTCACTACCACCAACGTTGCCAGCGCCACTGTCATCAAAGCAGGTTAACAACGTTGACGTGGTGGGATTGGATGAAAGAAGCTTGACAGGGTGGGGTAAGACAACGAGACGACCTCGAAGGCAAAGATGCGCTCCTGGTAGTTCTGTTGCGGTCCAATCAGCGTGA
- the LOC110911432 gene encoding uncharacterized protein LOC110911432 isoform X2, whose protein sequence is MRNVNEDSNSSSWHLFNTLTNGHYYDGFTPRTVTDAYSGHDKDELKHKMLQHEAVFKDQVHELHRLYRRQRDIMEEVKRREFNKYPISIDTSSSSSHMPVQKPYEDANRWQSPSFPLGNNNTTSRAFIFGAEITNSPLSSKGNGSKDCEIVECRPSKVRKKLFDLQLPGHEYVDPEDGEHIVDNQTSEISSYPAKGNGFVTKNGVKSFLDDGGKKDGNANTGSGQHVMRSNGLADLNEPVHGQDVDFLGPHAKTDGYGNLPFEGNSNGRHTFSCLREPGNSGGNTNYTSRYFETSKMVTPSDTMHNKEFRHQGVYPEFSSKVQDWSHFNQTPLLFNASSAYPFASTPNKGNSLSSSWIKSANNLTHKLTSFQKHASFLSSPKSHEVFKDTWHRNGNGFYNGSSSGSKELHARSHSVGFGYRNCNNLDDGSQKIFNGSNFVDLTGTTKDMDLNTVQNLSNEDDNSIKRDQTALPWLRAKPGICTNGDRSGDLEKKNDDSSGTNKKLLGFPIFGNFCVVKTDDTSAVSTSPSIEHRGIDINVTWDGDTEKQIDAKTDEAEIKSFKNHFDLNSCVTEDDDLLVTESVKSSKKRTMEIDLEAPAVSEIAEDDERKETDRFESMELEKIAAEVIAAISSQQNHVGPMSKPDNDNNTDNDNDPLLWFVKVIDSAARETDEYEMLTLQLEETKEEDYMPTPLVPDFQEPDEVGPALTSSRPRRGQARRGRPRRDFQRDILPGMTSLSRHEITEDLQIFGGLMKATGHSWNLGSTRRNGKRLGAWSKRKVKAVETTPAATSLPPTLPAPLSSKQVNNVDVVGLDERSLTGWGKTTRRPRRQRCAPGSSVAVQSA, encoded by the exons ATGAGGAATGTTAATGAAGATTCCAATAGTAGCAGCTGGCATCTTTTTAACACCTTGACAAACGGGCATTATTACGATGGTTTTACTCCAAGAACGGTCACCGATGCTTATTCCGGTCACGATAAAGATGAGTTGAAACACAAAATGCTTCAACACGAAGCCGTCTTTAAGGACCAG GTTCATGAACTCCACCGTCTTTATAGAAGACAACGAGACATAATGGAAGAAGTTAAACGGAGAGAGTTCAATAAATATCCGATCTCTATCGACACATCATCGTCCTCGAGCCACATGCCGGTTCAAAAACCTTATGAAGACGCTAACAGGTGGCAGAGTCCTAGCTTCCCGTTGGGTAACAATAACACTACATCTCGAGCGTTCATTTTTGGAGCAGAGATAACTAATTCTCCGTTAAGTTCAAAAGGAAACGGTTCAAAGGATTGTGAGATAGTGGAATGTAGACCTTCGAAAGTTAGGAAAAAGTTATTTGATCTTCAACTTCCGGGTCATGAGTACGTTGACCCGGAAGACGGTGAACATATTGTAGATAACCAGACATCAGAAATCTCAAGCTACCCTGCTAAAGGAAATGGATTTGTAACTAAAAATGGAGTAAAATCGTTTCTTGATGATGGCGGGAAGAAAGACGGGAATGCGAATACTGGATCTGGTCAACACGTTATGCGGTCTAATGGGTTGGCAGATCTTAATGAACCCGTTCATGGTCAAGATGTTGACTTTCTTGGCCCGCATGCTAAAACAGATGGATACGGTAATTTACCATTTGAGGGTAATAGCAATGGACGGCACACGTTTTCTTGTCTGCGCGAACCAG GGAACAGTGGAGGCAATACGAACTACACATCCCGATATTTCGAAACCAGTAAGATGGTTACACCTTCCGACACAATGCACAATAAAGAGTTTCGACATCAAGGAGTTTATCCGGAATTTTCTTCAAAAGTTCAAGATTGGTCTCATTTTAATCAAACCCCTTTGCTATTTAACGCTTCTAGCGCATACCCGTTTGCTAGCACCCCAAATAAGGGGAATTCATTGTCTTCATCTTGGATAAAGTCAGCCAATAACTTGACTCACaagttaacctcatttcaaaaaCACGCATCGTTTTTGTCATCTCCTAAGAGCCACGAGGTATTTAAAGACACGTGGCATAGAAATGGCAATGGGTTTTACAATGGGTCATCGTCTGGGTCGAAAGAACTTCATGCACGATCGCATTCGGTCGGTTTTGGTTATCGAAACTGCAATAACCTTGACGATGGGTCTCAAAAGATCTTTAACGGGTCAAACTTTGTTGATTTAACAGGTACTACCAAAGATATGGACTTGAATACCGTTCAAAATTTGTCTAACGAAGACGATAATTCAATAAAACGTGACCAAACAGCATTGCCATGGCTTAGAGCTAAACCGGGTATTTGTACAAATGGTGATCGTTCGGGTGATTTGGAAAAGAAAAACGATGATTCTTCGGGTACTAATAAAAAGTTATTAGGATTTCCGATTTTCGGGAACTTTTGTGTTGTGAAAACCGACGATACGTCTGCTGTTTCGACCTCTCCATCAATCGAACACAGAGGAATTGACATTAACGTGACGTGGGATGGTGATACGGAAAAGCAGATTGACGCTAAAACAGATGAAGCGGAAatcaagagtttcaaaaatcaTTTCGACTTGAATTCTTGTGTGACGGAGGATGATGATTTGTTAGTAACGGAGTCTGTTAAAAGCTCGAAGAAGAGAACAATGGAGATAGATTTAGAAGCACCCGCTGTTTCAGAGATTGCGGAAGACGATGAACGCAAAGAAACCGATCGTTTCGAAAGCATGGAGCTTGAAAAGATTGCAGCTGAAGTAATCGCTGCAATATCTAGTCAGCAAAATCATGTAGGGCCCATGTCAAAACCAGACAACGACAACAACACCGACAATGACAACGATCCACTTTTATGGTTCGTCAAGGTGATTGATTCCGCAGCCCGTGAAACGGATGAGTATGAGATGTTGACTTTACAATTAGAGGAGACTAAAGAAGAAGATTACATGCCTACGCCATTGGTTCCTGATTTTCAGGAACCTGATGAAGTGGGGCCCGCTTTAACGAGTAGTAGACCCCGAAGAGGACAAGCAAGGAGAGGTAGGCCCCGCAGGGATTTCCAAAGGGATATCCTTCCGGGTATGACTTCTTTATCAAGGCATGAGATAACCGAAGATCTTCAAATATTTGGCGGGTTGATGAAAGCTACGGGTCATTCTTGGAATTTAGGATCAACAAGGAGGAACGGGAAACGATTAGGAGCGTGGAGTAAGCGGAAGGTGAAGGCGGTGGAGACAACTCCGGCCGCCACCTCACTACCACCAACGTTGCCAGCGCCACTGTCATCAAAGCAGGTTAACAACGTTGACGTGGTGGGATTGGATGAAAGAAGCTTGACAGGGTGGGGTAAGACAACGAGACGACCTCGAAGGCAAAGATGCGCTCCTGGTAGTTCTGTTGCGGTCCAATCAGCGTGA
- the LOC110913613 gene encoding nodulin-related protein 1, whose amino-acid sequence MDSSNDQPVPSNSELMASAKVMSDAVAGKETDPGKIAGAAADILDAAANYGKLDDKQGLGMYMDQTADYLHKYETTHTTTTTKTDTDTSGNQTTETTTTKTDTSGHKTTETTTSKDGIAPSCDDDKCT is encoded by the coding sequence ATGGACTCAAGCAATGACCAGCCAGTACCATCCAATTCCGAGCTTATGGCAAGCGCCAAGGTGATGTCGGACGCGGTCGCCGGCAAGGAGACCGACCCGGGTAAGATAGCGGGTGCTGCGGCCGACATTCTTGACGCCGCGGCTAATTATGGAAAGCTAGATGATAAGCAAGGGTTGGGGATGTATATGGACCAAACGGCTGATTATCTTCATAAATATGAAaccacccacaccaccaccaccacgaaAACCGACACCGACACGTCTGGCAACCAGACCACCGAAACCACCACCACGAAAACGGATACATCAGGCCACAAGACAACCGAAACTACCACAAGTAAAGACGGCATTGCTCCATCATGTGATGATGACAAATGCACGTAG
- the LOC110911433 gene encoding uncharacterized protein LOC110911433, which translates to MNNGINKKSGGKEEEQDGLSVHSPCKAPNSSASSLRKEQSQVDLELKLLEALEIYPPVKLQGIHRHFVLYGLTEYMRRSFNRQFSASDVLQMLDRFYNLEMLKPDDEESRILNQVEEFSLPPSYFTKEES; encoded by the exons ATGAATAACGGTATCAATAAGAAAAGCGGAGGTAAAGAAGAAGAACAAGATGGATTATCGGTTCATTCTCCTTGCAAAGCTCCCAATTCGTCTGCTTCTTCTCTTCGAAAG GAGCAATCCCAAGTTGATTTGGAGCTTAAACTATTAGAAGCTCTTGAAATCTATCCCCCTGTAAAATTACAAG GAATACACCGCCACTTTGTTCTTTACGGTCTAACAGAATACATGCGGAGAAG CTTCAATAGGCAGTTCTCTGCTTCGGATGTCCTGCAGATGTTGGATCGGTTCTACAACTTGGAAATGCTG AAACCGGATGATGAGGAATCCAGAATCCTGAATCAAGTGGAGGAATTTAGCTTGCCACCAAGTTATTTTACAAAGGAAGAATCTTGA
- the LOC110911434 gene encoding uncharacterized hydrolase YugF: MFTIPVSFSPPTAMLNTPNWRAPPSFRVFAMSAEAFPPFLPKEVQKIRDPFARKLASRIQRLPVELTVSNNCIMSSCVKPTIQKTANPLVLLHGFDSSCLEWRYTLPLLEQAGFETWAIDILGWGFSNLEKLPLCNVESKRDHLYQFWKSYIGRPMVLVGPSLGAAVAIDFAINYPEAVDKLILIDASVYAEGTGTLSRLPKFVAYASVSVLKSFPLRLFATSLQYNSLSFNTCLDWTRIGRLHCILDWWEEATVDFMNSGGYNVTAQIHQILKKTLIIWGEDDQIIDSKLGVRLHCELPNAIIRQIPECGHYPHIEKPDTVTKLIKDFIETNDTPLPLFSKPEEKVST, translated from the exons ATGTTCACCATTCCGGTTTCTTTCTCACCACCTACGGCTatgctaaacaccccaaattggCGGGCGCCGCCGTCATTCCGAGTGTTTGCAATGTCGGCGGAGGCTTTCCCGCCGTTTCTGCCTAAAGAAGTGCAGAAGATTAGAGACCCGTTTGCCCGAAAACTAGCTTCCAGGATTCAGAGGCTGCCCGTTGAG CTTACCGTCTCAAACAATTGTATTATGAGTAGCTGCGTGAAGCCAACGATACAAAAAACCGCCAATCCACTTGTTCTACTACATGGGTTTGACAG CTCTTGTCTAGAATGGAGATACACACTTCCGCTTCTTGAGCAGGCTGGCTTTGAGACGTGGGCGATTGATATTCTAGGATGGGGTTTCTCTAATTTGG AAAAGCTTCCGCTATGTAACGTAGAATCTAAGCGCGATCACCTTTATCAG ttcTGGAAGTCCTACATTGGGAGGCCTATGGTGCTAGTTGGGCCAAGTCTTGGAGCAGCAGTTGCAATTGACTTTGCTATCAACTATCCAGAAGCA GTTGATAAGCTGATACTGATTGATGCAAGTGTTTATGCAGAAGGCACCGGAACCCTCTCTCGGTTACCAAAATTTGTAGCTTATGCTAGT GTATCTGTGTTAAAGAGCTTCCCGTTGCGCCTTTTTGCTACTTCTCTGCAATATAATTCCCTATCATTCAATACGTGCTTAGATTGGACACGT ATAGGACGCTTACATTGTATATTAGATTGGTGGGAGGAAGCAACGGTTGACTTTATGAACAGCGGGGGATACAATGTCACTGCCCAGATACATCAG ATTCTGAAGAAAACACTCATAATATGGGGTGAAGACGATCAAATAATTGACAGCAAGCTAGGAGTG CGATTACATTGTGAACTTCCGAATGCTATAATTCGACAAATACCAGAATGTGGTCATTACCCGCACATTGAAAAACCAGATACTGTCACGAAATTGATCAAGGATTTCATCGAGACCAACGACACTCCCCTTCCGTTGTTTTCAAAGCCGGAAGAGAAGGTATCAACTTGA